The window CTTCTTAAATTTCTCTAATGTGATTGTTTTTTTCAAAAGGTTGATTGGAAGATGATCTGTTCATTCTTTCCTCATGCACTTGAAGGAAACTCATCAATTCAAGAATAAGCAGATAGTATGACGACATGATCATACTTGGTGGGAAGACTTGTAAGAACTTTGCaaacaaccttttttttttccttaatagTATCCCCAAAACTTCTAATCTGATTGACAATTTCAATAACTTTTGTAAGAAACTCTTACATACCTTGCCCTTCTTTCGTTGTCATGTTCTCAAACTCTCTCCAAAGTGATTATAGCTTTTCGTAGATCACTTTGTCATTCCCTTGGAACCCTTCTTTCAAGATTTTCCATGCTTGTTTTGCCTTTTTTACACTACTCATCCCTTGTTGAATATATGGAAGAGCACTTGTATCCCTCTTCATGGATAGATTTTCCCTTCTTCTTCATTCTCTTGATTTTGAGGTGATTCTTTATATGAATCTTCAATCATATCAATAGTCATAGTGCTCTCCCTCAAAGATGGGAACCTCATTAGGAGTGTAGGCAAATATGGTGGGGATGAATGTCATTCAACAAGAAAGAAAGGAAGGCTGTCATCCCAAATTTgttgggaaagaaagaaagatatcATAGAAGAAGGGAATGGCTCATTGCATTAGAAGAAAGATTACATCATACATAAAATTAGGCCAAAGTTCTCCCTTTTCCAAGAGAGTATTCTGAGTAATTATTTTGATTTAAAACATTAGATTATGATAGTTGCACCCCATTACCCATATTAAAACTATAAGTTAGCCCTTAACAAGATGTGAGTATTATAAGGTATGAAGATGAAATCAAAAGAAATCTATATCCATGCTCATCATAGAATTCATTACTTTTCTTTTACATCTTACGGATTCGTGAGTGGGAATTGATTAATATGCACTTGCCAACCAAATGCAGTTGCTTTTATTTGTGTTTCTCCTCACACACATACACGGTTTCATTCGTTTCTCAAAGCACAGAGCCCTTTCACCATCGGAGCAAAAGAGTCACCGAAGTAAGGGCTTTTAAAGACGCCATTAAAGCAGGGATCCCCCATCGATTTCACCGCTCGGCAGCACTGCGGACTCAGGTTCATTTCGCCTGTGGACTGCGACCGGAAGATGGAACGAATGCATCCGTCGACGGGACGGAGGGAGATCAAGCATGTCTCGATCATCGGGGCGTGCAGCACCGGGCGCGGCGCCAACCGCGGAAGCCGATAACACGGCCACTGCGCTTCTCCCACGCATAGTTTCCGATCTACGATGCGAGAGATCACGGCTTCGGCCCCCCAAGCAGCCACGTTGACGAGGAGCACAAGCAGCAGCCCTTGCAGCTTCCTCATGATGATACTTGTAGTTGACGGAGAAGACACGTGCTTTAGGATCCAAGGTTGgtggaatatatgtatatataatggcATAGGATGTTGTTACTCGTCTTGCTTCCGTAGGTCACATAAATCCTCATCGAGCGTTAGCTCTAAACAAGAACAAGTTTCGATTTCGCCTTAAAGATGGAGTCTTAAGTATAAACAAATAGACTGGGAGTTACATACACTTCATCACAAGTTCTGTTTGCTAAAGGCAAAAGAAGAAGGAAGTATAGGCTCAAGTGCAAGAGATGCTTTCTTTTATGGCACATCACGTTGATTCCGATGGATGATGCTGTTCGCTATAATAACGAGAAGGCGTGGGAGAAAGGACTAAAGCAGCTTGAGCATTGGAAGAGTATTTTTACGCCTAGACAAGCATGAATCAGAAGAGTACATTACTGTAGCCGTCATGTAATTTTACCCACTTTTCCTCTTTCAatgtgaaagaaaaagaaaagaacacagATCACTTGTGATGAATCAGAATACAATGTCTCTTCTTGCTGATATATGTaatcagcatatatatatatatatgtttattaaataaaaataataataataataataataataataagtgcaACTGTCTCGGTGACAGAGATCACGGCAGGCTTCGTAGATTCAATTGGGACACCTGTTTTTTTTTCCATGTAAGCTCGAGTAAGACTTGAGTGCAAGACAAAGTGAAGTGTGTGGAGTTTTCCCCTTttgtttaaatttatttaaagCCTGTGTTGCTTACTTTAGCAAAAGCCGTCATTGTTGCCTACTTTTGCTTTTGCATAGAGATCGAAAGAGCCAGACGAGACGCGAGGGGGAGATTCGCCTTTTTGCACTTTAACTCCCTTGGAATTGTTACCAATCATTCTGATCTAAGTAATCAATGCCCAGCTCGAGTTAGAGAATCTCAAGCTATCCCCCGATGAGAAGCAAAGCTACTCAATCAACTGGAAACGAGGAAGGTGGCGTCTGTCGGTCGATGGGGTCCAACTCCACCTCATCTCCTCCTCCACGTAGCCATTATATATATTTAGTGGTCGGTGAGAACGAAGCAAAAGGACGGATATGGCGGCTTCTTCCAGCATCGACCTGCCGACGGCTGCTGCTGATGCAGGCGCCGGATCAGGGGGACAAATAGAGAAACAGCCGTCTGTCGCTGGGACGTCGCACCCTGCAGATGGCGCAGGTGATGGTGGACCAGAGGAGCCACCGCATGCCCCGGACTTGGCAGGCTTCCACCCGCAGAACCCTACGACGACGCAGCCTGCAGATGGCGCCGGTGGTGGTGGCTCAGAGGAGCCACCGCATGCCCCGGACTTGGCAGGCTTCCACCCGCAGAACCCAACGACGACGCAGCCTGCAGATGGCGCCGGTGGTGGTGGATCAGAGGAGCCACCGCATGCCCCGGACTTGGCAGGCTTCCACCCGCAGAACCCTCCGACGTCGCAGCCTGCAGATGGCGCAGGTGATGGTGGACCAAAGCCTGGGACGTCGCAGCCTGCAGATGGCGCCGGTGGTGGTGGATCAGAGGAGCCACCGCATGTCCTGGACGTGGCACGCTTCCACCGACTGAACTCGCTCATCCACAGTGAGAACGTGGACGTGAACGAACTTCTGCGTCTAGTGGAGCAGGATAACCACGTGAACCTCATGAACGACCCCTTGCTCAGCGTCGTCATTGCCTGCAAGAAGCCCAAGCTCGCCTGCCGCCTAATCGACAAAATATCATCAAATGACATTCTCAAGGCCGGAAACTTCAACGGCGACACGGCGCTTCACGTAGCTGCAGCCATGGACGACAAAAAAGTGGCCTTGGAGCTGATCCGCAGGGTGCCAAATCTCGTTCATGTGCGGAACGTGAAGCAGGAGATACCGCTACATAAGGCGGCAATGTACGGGCTGCAGGACATGTTCTGGCTGCTGGTGGAAAAGAGCAGCTCACCGGAAGCCCGGAGGGAGGACGGCGCCACCATGCTGCACTGTGCCATCATGGGCAATGCGCCGGGTAACTATCGCTACATCCTCTTTCCCTTGTACACGGTTCAACTTCAATTAACATATTGGTACGCCTGCAGTACTTGCCTTGCAGATTGCACAGTATTATCCATCTCAGATCGAATCCCGGAATGAGCACGCCCTCACTCCGCTGCAGCTGTTGGTGACCATTCCAGAGGCATTCCGAAGCCAAGTAGTTCTTGGGGCCCTCGACTCCTTCATCTACGAATGTGAGTGCTACCCTCCTCTAATCCTTTTTCTGTACATACAGCAATAATTCTCATCTACGATGAGGCTAAAAAATCAATTAAAATGTATATAAGAATATTCGTAGAGCTCTTTGGTTTTACATCTTAGGGATCCCTTTGGAAGAGGACTCGAGCAAAATGAAGGAAAGCGATGAAGAGGTGGCACCCAACAGATCTGTATGTGACTCATGCATGAATGACAAAGCTTCAAATTATGATTACATCTTTTACGTTTAGCTCTCTGATTCGGTTCTCTCTGTGGCATGCACATGTAATCTCAAGCGCATTGGAGTAGCACAAGACGATGACGGTGACCACTCGCCTAAGACTTTTCGCTCAAAATTCCCATCAAACTACAGCACTCTCTTTGACCTGTTGGAGTTGACCAGCATCCCAGGTACTCGTTCTAGCTTCTCTACTTGCCAATAATATCCATCGTAAAGTGAAAGGCCCTTAACCTATCATGTTATGGTTATTAAAGGTAGGATAACATTGATTTATGCATGCATTTTGTCCTGCAGCTGGCTGGATTCAGCGATTTGCTTATAACATTATATGGCAATGTGAGTTAACAGTTCTTACACCTATAGTTTTCTTAGTAAATGATGTATGTcttacaaaaatttaaaataatttatggtAGGTTTTTACGGTACATGATTAATGCTAACTGAAATGCATGGGTGCAGTGTCCCCGAGAGTCCAACgtttggagaggaagaagaagaaccatACAGAAACTATGCACCTCATCGAATACTTAGCCCAAGCAGGATACTTCGATTTCTTTGTGCGTGGTAAAGATCCCACCCAAGGTAGTATACTTGGTCCAATAGACTCTCCACCGGAGACAGGACAAGAAGGTGATGCCCAAAAGAGGGACACGGCACCCACAACTGCAGTGAAAGAGCTCATTAAGAGGATGACAGATAAGCTCTGCAATTTAGTGTCGGAGGAACCGGAAACACCTGTCTCAACTGCAATCAAAGAGGCAGCTCAGAGTGTGGAGAAAGTGTTAAAGGCACTGTCACCTAGCTCAGAAGAGAGATGGAACGAACCACCCTTGATCTTAGGCGCACAAATGGGCCTTCATGATTTCGTCGGCAAGATCCTGCAAGTGTGCCCACAGTCAGCAACCTACCTGGACACGAAGGGCAGAAATGTTCTTCGAGTGGCGATAGAATCTGGGAACCGAGAGACTGTAGAAACTATCCGTAGGATGACCCAGGGAGACAACCCCATTTTACCATCCTGGTTGTTGTCCAGCATCGACTCTAAAACCAGAAACACCATCCTGCATTTTGCTTCTGAGAAGGTCGGTGATACCGGAGACGATGCAGTCGAAATGCAAGACGAGATACGATGGTTTGAGGTCACATACTCCCAGTGTTCGATCATATGTCTCATAAGAGAAATATTtgtcattgtagaattccaagtgATCATTAATTAATCGTATGCATGCAGATGGTGAAAGAGATGGTGCCTAGGGAGCTCGTGTACAGTCGAAACACGGACGAGAAGACAGCACGGGAGATATTTACCGAGAGTCACAAAGAGATGTTCAAGAACTGCAAGAGTCAGCTAATGGAGATGGGCAAGACATGTTCAGGCCTCGTAGCGGCGGTGGTCTTCGCGTCCAGCTTCTCCATACCGGGCGAGAAGGATTCCGGAACCGGCAACCCTGTGTACTTCAACAGGCTACCCTTTAAGGTGTTCACGCATGCGTACGTGATCGGGTTGTCGTGCGCCGCCACGTCTCTGGTGTTGTTCTTGTCCCTCATCATCTCGCCTTACAAGGAGCAGCAGTTCCGCCGTGCCATCCCCACCAAGTACTTCTTCGCTTGCTTCTCGTTTGGGCTGGCGCTGATGGCTTTGTTGGTGGCCTTCACTTGCAACATCTTCCTACAGATATATGGCGGGCAGACAACACAGGCGAAGGACATCCTTCAACTTGTACTGGAGCTGGCCGTCTTCCCCACTGTCTGCTTTATTGTGCTCCTCTACCGCGGTGCCAATTTTGGTCCATCTTTTTTCGGTCGTGTTCGGAGTTGATTAAGTAAGCATTAATGTCGGGCATACTTCATCGGCTTCGTGGACTGTGCCAGTTGAACTTATGCGTGTGGGTGTGGCATTAAATTCTGTAATTCCATAATTGTACTCGTATTTATTACGAGGCTCCTATGAATTGGACGTATTTTGACTTTTTCGATGTGAATTTGAGTATGCTCAATATCTTGTGCTCTTGTTTGCAATCATAAAAATTCGTAGCATATGCGCTTCTGTTCATATCATTAacaagcaagaaaaaaaaaattcatgactCTGATTCAGATAATTTTTgttctaataccacttgttaagaaataaaaggaaagaaactcaaaTGCCAAAACAAACAGGAAGCAGAGCAACGAGAAGAATTCTGTTTTCATTTTGCGTCGCATGCAACTGGCAACTGCAGTCCTACGGTTTTTCTAAATGGGACTATACTAATCTCAGATCGACGAGGACCGCGGTGAGCGGTGTGATCGCGGGGTCCGGCGGGCGTGGTAAGGCCAGCGGCATCGAAGGCGAGGAGGGTTGCGGAGGGGCGACGCTGGCTTTGTCGCGAGCAGGCGGTTGGCAAGGGCACGCGGCAGCGCGGCGGTGTGCGCTGGAAGCGCTGGCGCGCGATGGGCCCACACGGTGAGGAATCCAGCGGCGGGCAGAAGCACTCACGCGACTTGGACCGGTTCAGTGAGGAACTGGTCCGTTTGATTTAACCCAAGTCCGACTCAATTTTGAGTCCGTTCCCGCATGACCAAATTAAACCTATTTCTCGCTTTAATAATGGTTGGTCGGATTTGTTCTGAATTTAAAGCTTCAGCCGGCTTGAGACTATCCCCCAACTTGAAGCAAAGCTGTGCACGTACGTTTGTCAGTCGATGGACGGCAGGGGGCCAAATGCGCCATCTGATCTCCTTCTTAGTCATGGGAGACATTATCTCGTCCTTttgtatattttaaattaaatattattggATTGATTCTCATACTTTAACTTatatcatatcaataatatacagaaaattttttaatttaaaaattaaaagatcATCATAGATTTATCATTATGAAAAATCATCTTAAATAATATTAGTGGAGACTTATTATCTATGTTCACATGTATTGTTGACACATATTCCtattatttctaaaaatttagtttcaattgatgagttataatattattttttttaatgataaattaaatatattttatgatttaataaaagtttattctggaattctgtgtgatggtttgtataaaa of the Musa acuminata AAA Group cultivar baxijiao chromosome BXJ3-2, Cavendish_Baxijiao_AAA, whole genome shotgun sequence genome contains:
- the LOC103976200 gene encoding uncharacterized protein LOC103976200, which codes for MAASSSIDLPTAAADAGAGSGGQIEKQPSVAGTSHPADGAGDGGPEEPPHAPDLAGFHPQNPTTTQPADGAGGGGSEEPPHAPDLAGFHPQNPTTTQPADGAGGGGSEEPPHAPDLAGFHPQNPPTSQPADGAGDGGPKPGTSQPADGAGGGGSEEPPHVLDVARFHRLNSLIHSENVDVNELLRLVEQDNHVNLMNDPLLSVVIACKKPKLACRLIDKISSNDILKAGNFNGDTALHVAAAMDDKKVALELIRRVPNLVHVRNVKQEIPLHKAAMYGLQDMFWLLVEKSSSPEARREDGATMLHCAIMGNAPVLALQIAQYYPSQIESRNEHALTPLQLLVTIPEAFRSQVVLGALDSFIYEWIPLEEDSSKMKESDEEVAPNRSRIGVAQDDDGDHSPKTFRSKFPSNYSTLFDLLELTSIPAGWIQRFAYNIIWQLSPRVQRLERKKKNHTETMHLIEYLAQAGYFDFFVRGKDPTQGSILGPIDSPPETGQEGDAQKRDTAPTTAVKELIKRMTDKLCNLVSEEPETPVSTAIKEAAQSVEKVLKALSPSSEERWNEPPLILGAQMGLHDFVGKILQVCPQSATYLDTKGRNVLRVAIESGNRETVETIRRMTQGDNPILPSWLLSSIDSKTRNTILHFASEKVGDTGDDAVEMQDEIRWFEMVKEMVPRELVYSRNTDEKTAREIFTESHKEMFKNCKSQLMEMGKTCSGLVAAVVFASSFSIPGEKDSGTGNPVYFNRLPFKVFTHAYVIGLSCAATSLVLFLSLIISPYKEQQFRRAIPTKYFFACFSFGLALMALLVAFTCNIFLQIYGGQTTQAKDILQLVLELAVFPTVCFIVLLYRGANFGPSFFGRVRS